The Campylobacter armoricus sequence CCACATAACCCAAGAAAATTCTTTTAATACCAAAAGAAAAAGCACCTAAAACAATAGCCGATACTAAAGGAGAAAAAAGTGCAATTAAAGCTAAATTTTGCATTTTATATCTCCTTTTTCTTCCAAAGAATTAAGCTCTAAAGTTCCTGTTTTTCTATACCATAAAACACAAAGTGCTATCCCAACAGCTACTTCACAAGCTGCAACCCCCATAACAAAAAGAGCAAAAATTTGTCCTTCTATGTCTTTATGTGAAGCTCCTGCGGTAACTAAAGCTAAATTTGCAGCATTTAGTAAAATTTCACTTGAAATAAAAAGCATAATTAAATTTTGGCGTTTTATTATACCTATAAGACCAATGATAAACATTATAATAGCCACAATATAATACTTTTCTAGCATCATTGCTCATCCTTTTTGATGTTTTTTTGGGTTAAAACAATTGCACATACTAAAGCTATTAAAAGCAAAATTGCCATAAATTCAAAGGCGAGCATATATTTTGTAAATAAAGCAAAACCTATTTGCTGGGTAGAATCAAGACTATAAATTTCACTTGTTTCATTTAAGTCAAAATTATAGCCCATAATAATGCTAATTAACAAAATCGCACTAAAAATCACAGCAAAGATAAATATTCTCTTTCCTTTTAAACTCTCTTTTACTTTTATAGAAGCATCAAAAAACATCATAGCAAAACTATAAAGACCCAAAATAGCTCCACTATAAACGATAATTTGTATTGCTCCAATAAATTCAGCATTAAGTAAAAAATAAAATCCACTTAAAAAAATCATAGCAGCAGCCAAAGAACTAATAGCATAAAGCACACTGGTGCTTAAAACGCTAATTAAAAAAAATCCCAACACCAAAACACTTAATAAACAAAAAGCTATAGTTTCAAACATTTTCTTCCTTTGGAGCATCTTGTTGTCTTTGTAAATCTATTTCATAATAATTTGGAGTTTTCTTCACTAAAATATCGGCATCTTTTCTAAGACTACCGCTTCCTTCAAAAATAACTTGATTTTTTAGCTCATCAATAGGGGTTAAAAAATCTTGCTTTTGACCAAAATAAGATCTTTGTTCTGCTGCATTTTCATACTCCTTACCATGCACAATGGCTAATTCAGGACAAACATCAGCACAAAATCCACAATAAATACAACGCCCTAAATTAATACTATAATTTTCAACCTTTTTACGCCCATCTTCGCCTAAAGATGTTTCCATTCTTATACAATTGCTAATGCAAATTTTTTCACACAACCCACAACCAATACAGCATTCATTTTCACTTTCAATAAAACGCATTAAACGATGTACTGCACGGTAGCGATTATCTAGCGAAACTTTTTCTAATGGGTATTTAATCGTTGCACTATTATTTTTTTTAAACATTTCTCTTAGCACTACAAACAAACCCACAAAAAGTTCTGTATTTAAAGAACGCTTAATTACTTGTATAAATTTTTCATAAGCATTTTGAGGATTTTTACGCTCAAAATCTACTTTAAAATAGCCTTTTTTCATTATTTTTTCCTATATAACAAGCACTAAAGCACTAATTAATAAATTTAAAACTGCTAAAGGTATTAAAACCAAATAACACATTCTCATTACTTGATCAGGGCGTAATTGCGGAAAAGCACCTCTAGCCCAAAAATACCAAAAAAACACAAAAGAAACCTTCAAAAGCATCATAAGAGCTCCTGGTATAATCCAAAAATCATTAAATCCGCCCAAAAATAAAAGCGATATCATAATCGCTCCAGTGATCATAGCTGTATATTCACCTATAAAAAACATACCCCATCTAAGTCCTGAATACTCTGTTCCATAACCTGAAACAAGTTCAGTTTCATTTTCACTTAAACAAAGCGGGGTTCTATTGGTTTCTATAAAAATTGCTATAACAAATAAAATAAAAGCTAAAGGTTGTTTAAAAATAAGCCAAGAAAGCATGCCTTCACTTTGATAATTATTAATATCTACTAAAGATAAAGATCCTACAAGCATCACCACACATACCAAAGAAAGTCCTGCAACACTCTCATAAGAAATGATAGAAACAAGCCCTCTAGCTCCACCTAACAATGACCATTTATTATTACTAGCTAAACCACCTAAAAAAATTGCATAAAAACTAACCCCACCCATACCTATAACAAAGAGTAAAGCCACATTAATATCAGCTACAATAGGGCGAATTACCCTACCAAATAAAGTAAATTCAGGAAAAATAGGTATAGCTGCAATTGCTATAAAAGCACAAATTGCCGCTATTAATGGAGCAATTAAAAATACCACTTTTTGAGCATAAGTTGGCACTATATCTTCTTTAGTAAAAAGCTTAATCATATCAGCAACCACTTGAAGCAAACCAAAAGGACCTACCATATCAGGCCCCAAACGACGATGAAATAAAGCTAAAGCCTTTCTTTCAAGGTAAGTTGCTAAACCTGCTAAAGTAGCAAAAATAGCTATAACAAGCACACATTTAATAATAGTTTCTATAATAAAAAAAGTAATATCGCTCATATTTTAGCTCCTGCTTTTTCAAGCCAAACTTTTACATATCGAGTATTATCAAATAAAGATTTATAATCAATCTTACTATCATAATCGCCCAAATATGCACCATTTTCTAAAGAATCATCACTTTTTACACTTATAGCAATTTGAATTTTTTCATTTTTTAAAATAACACTATCATCTTGATTTAATTCAAATTTTTGCATTAAATCAGATGATAAAAACAAAACTCCAACTTCATTGAAAGCTCTATTACTAAGCTTTGAAAACTGATGAATACTATTTGCATGATATAAAGTTAAATTTCCTTCATTTTGCGCTTTGACTTCTTGAGTGTTTAAAGTTTTTTCAAACTCAAAGTGAGAAAAATCAAGCTCATAGCCACGATAGTTTTTTCCACCATTGTCATAATAATTGCTTAAATCATCAAAATCAATTGCTCTAAAGCCCTTATCTTGTGGTAAAAGCTTAGTATAATTGATGGTAAATTCTTCATTAAATCCTAAAGCATTTGCCAAATCATTTAAAAAATATCCTTTAAATTCCAAAGCTGCATTAGTAGGAACCAATCTTTTATCATAATTTACAAAACTTCCTTCTTGCTGATTTAAACTAGAGCTTGCTAAATCACAATGTCCATCATAAGAAAAGCTAAAATCACCCTTTTCATTATAACCTAATGTTTTTCCTGCTTGAAAATCTTGATTTAAATCACAAATTAAACTCACACCCAAAGTATTAGTACAAGTTGGGATTAAAAACACTTTAAATTCGGTATATTTTTGCACCATAGCACAAAGTTTTGCTAATTTAGCACTTTGTTCATCATAATAAAAATCACTTCCTATAATAAGCGTAAATTTTTGTTTTTTTATTAATAAATTTTCTAAAATATCCTCATCTACACCAAGATTTTTTGCATAGCTTGATCTTTGCACTTCTATGCTTTTTTTAATCTTTTTAGGCACCATTTTTTTAACTTCTTCTATGATAGTTTCACCATTTTCGTTTTGTTTTTCTATCTTTTCTATCACTTCTTCATTGATAGTTTCTTCTATTTCTTTGCTATCTTCATAGTATGCTTTTTCAACAATAGTTTGCAAATCTAGCGGGAGTTCTTTTGCAAATTTTTGCAAGATAAAAAGCAAAATATCTTCATTATTTTTAATATCATGGTTAATTTGCAAAAGATTTTTAGAATATTTATCAACACCTTTATCTTTAATAGGATGAAAATAAACTCCCGCACCTTTATTCATCACTAAAGCATTATTAACCTTATATCCAAGAGTTGGCGCATCATATCTTAAAAACGAACCTGCTATGATTAAAAAATCACTTTGGGTAATATCATCTGTATTTGCATTATACATTGCATTTGCATTTTGATAAAAATAAACTAGAAAATCTTGGAATTTTTTAGCTTCGTGGTTGATAAGGCAGAGTTTAAATTTTTTACTAAGATTTTGCAAAATTAAAGCTTCTTCATTAGTTATAAAACTATTAAATAAAATATTTTTTATTTCACTATTTTTTATCATTTCTACTAATTTTCCAAAAGCTTTTTCATCTTTACCTTGAACTTCATTTTGAGTGTTAAAACCATATCTTGCGGCTTTATTTAGCGTAGCGAAAGCAAAGTCATTACTCACTCTATAAATTTTTTCCTTTTGATTATTAATGCTAGTTTGTTTTATATCATAATACATCAACTCACAATCACTAGAATGTGGATTACTAGCTGGTATTTTCTTTAACTCCCAAGCATTAGATGTATATTGAAAAGCTGAACCCACCAAAGCTCCAGTTGGACATACACTCGTACATTCTCCACAAAAAGAACAATCAAGCACATCTTTATTACTTGGAGCAATTAAACTCTTTTGAAATTTAGTCCAAATTGCAAGTGCGTCTTTACTCATGCTCTCTTTAAAGCTTACATCAGGAGCATCTGCTCCTCTTGGAGTAGTTTTTAAAGCACTTTCGCCTATCTTATCTTTACAAACCGTGATACATCTTTCACATACTATACATAAAGCAGGATCATAATTAATCTCACCCCATTTTTTACACTCTTTATGAGTATCTTTGATCCAATAATTTTGCAAATTTACTCTTGCTTTGTGTGTAAAATTTTGAAGCTCACACTCACCGGATTTATCACAAACTCCACATTGCAAAGGATGATTGACACAATAAGCTTGCATAATAGCATTACGCTCATCCCATAAATTTGGTAAATCACTTTCTACTACCATACCTTCTTTTACTTTGGTATTACAAGAATAAACCTTTTTACCATCAGCCTCAACCATACACATACGGCAAGCAAGTGTTGGAGAACAGCCATTTAAATAACAAATTGCAGGAATGAAAATATCATTTTTTCTAGCTACATTTAAAATATACTCACCCTCATTGGCTTCGCACTCGATACCATTAATGATGACTTTCATTTTATAACCTTAATCTGAGCTTTTGTAAAAGCAAAATCATCGCTTTTGTAATCATACAAAGCCACAGTGCCTTTTAAATTTAAATCAATACAAACTTTAGTTTTAAAAATTTGATTATTGAGTTTTAATTCTATATCATCTTGATCTTTTACTTTAGCAATCAAAGCAAAAGAAGCAGAACAATGTAAATTTAAATCTTTAAGCGAATTTTTTAAAACAACAATACCATCAAAATTATCAAGTTCTAATAAATCATCAAAATCTTTTTGCACATTTAAAACACTTTCTTCTTCATCTGTACAAACTAAAGCAAGATTAAATTTTTCACAAAGCTTAGTTAAAAAATATTTGATATTTTCAAAATCTTTGTGTTGTTTTAAATTTTCATCAAAGATTATACATTTAGCATTTTGCAAAAATTCTAAAACCTCTAAAGCCTCTTCTTCTCCAAAGCAAGATTCAGCACTCAAATATCCTTCATCTAGCTTACCAAATTCATCTTCTAAGCTCATTTTGCAAAGTAAAGCAAGCACAAAAGAAATGCTTGCAATTTCACACTTATAAAATCTTGCATTTAAATTTTTATCTTCAATACAAGAAATATTATAATTTTTACTTTTATTAAGCTTAGCACAAAGTGAAGGATTTTTTAAAGAAAGTAAATCCACAAAACATAAAGCATTTAGACCTTCTTGATATTTTACTAATTTCATTGTCCTACCTTTTTA is a genomic window containing:
- the nuoK gene encoding NADH-quinone oxidoreductase subunit NuoK, yielding MLEKYYIVAIIMFIIGLIGIIKRQNLIMLFISSEILLNAANLALVTAGASHKDIEGQIFALFVMGVAACEVAVGIALCVLWYRKTGTLELNSLEEKGDIKCKI
- a CDS encoding NADH-quinone oxidoreductase subunit J; the protein is MFETIAFCLLSVLVLGFFLISVLSTSVLYAISSLAAAMIFLSGFYFLLNAEFIGAIQIIVYSGAILGLYSFAMMFFDASIKVKESLKGKRIFIFAVIFSAILLISIIMGYNFDLNETSEIYSLDSTQQIGFALFTKYMLAFEFMAILLLIALVCAIVLTQKNIKKDEQ
- the nuoI gene encoding NADH-quinone oxidoreductase subunit NuoI, with translation MKKGYFKVDFERKNPQNAYEKFIQVIKRSLNTELFVGLFVVLREMFKKNNSATIKYPLEKVSLDNRYRAVHRLMRFIESENECCIGCGLCEKICISNCIRMETSLGEDGRKKVENYSINLGRCIYCGFCADVCPELAIVHGKEYENAAEQRSYFGQKQDFLTPIDELKNQVIFEGSGSLRKDADILVKKTPNYYEIDLQRQQDAPKEENV
- the nuoH gene encoding NADH-quinone oxidoreductase subunit NuoH, coding for MSDITFFIIETIIKCVLVIAIFATLAGLATYLERKALALFHRRLGPDMVGPFGLLQVVADMIKLFTKEDIVPTYAQKVVFLIAPLIAAICAFIAIAAIPIFPEFTLFGRVIRPIVADINVALLFVIGMGGVSFYAIFLGGLASNNKWSLLGGARGLVSIISYESVAGLSLVCVVMLVGSLSLVDINNYQSEGMLSWLIFKQPLAFILFVIAIFIETNRTPLCLSENETELVSGYGTEYSGLRWGMFFIGEYTAMITGAIMISLLFLGGFNDFWIIPGALMMLLKVSFVFFWYFWARGAFPQLRPDQVMRMCYLVLIPLAVLNLLISALVLVI
- a CDS encoding NADH-quinone oxidoreductase subunit G — its product is MKVIINGIECEANEGEYILNVARKNDIFIPAICYLNGCSPTLACRMCMVEADGKKVYSCNTKVKEGMVVESDLPNLWDERNAIMQAYCVNHPLQCGVCDKSGECELQNFTHKARVNLQNYWIKDTHKECKKWGEINYDPALCIVCERCITVCKDKIGESALKTTPRGADAPDVSFKESMSKDALAIWTKFQKSLIAPSNKDVLDCSFCGECTSVCPTGALVGSAFQYTSNAWELKKIPASNPHSSDCELMYYDIKQTSINNQKEKIYRVSNDFAFATLNKAARYGFNTQNEVQGKDEKAFGKLVEMIKNSEIKNILFNSFITNEEALILQNLSKKFKLCLINHEAKKFQDFLVYFYQNANAMYNANTDDITQSDFLIIAGSFLRYDAPTLGYKVNNALVMNKGAGVYFHPIKDKGVDKYSKNLLQINHDIKNNEDILLFILQKFAKELPLDLQTIVEKAYYEDSKEIEETINEEVIEKIEKQNENGETIIEEVKKMVPKKIKKSIEVQRSSYAKNLGVDEDILENLLIKKQKFTLIIGSDFYYDEQSAKLAKLCAMVQKYTEFKVFLIPTCTNTLGVSLICDLNQDFQAGKTLGYNEKGDFSFSYDGHCDLASSSLNQQEGSFVNYDKRLVPTNAALEFKGYFLNDLANALGFNEEFTINYTKLLPQDKGFRAIDFDDLSNYYDNGGKNYRGYELDFSHFEFEKTLNTQEVKAQNEGNLTLYHANSIHQFSKLSNRAFNEVGVLFLSSDLMQKFELNQDDSVILKNEKIQIAISVKSDDSLENGAYLGDYDSKIDYKSLFDNTRYVKVWLEKAGAKI